Proteins found in one Clostridia bacterium genomic segment:
- a CDS encoding spore coat protein: MDEGRLTDKDIAADLLSDLKEMALGYHMATIEAANASVRSTFMNGHDDCMKEQRELWETMYSKGWYPVQNATQTQGQASTSRAKPPGMM; the protein is encoded by the coding sequence TTGGACGAAGGCAGGCTGACAGATAAGGACATTGCAGCCGACCTGCTGAGCGATCTCAAGGAAATGGCGCTTGGATACCACATGGCCACCATCGAGGCAGCGAACGCCAGTGTACGCAGCACCTTCATGAATGGACACGATGACTGTATGAAGGAGCAGCGTGAGCTGTGGGAGACCATGTACTCCAAAGGGTGGTATCCAGTGCAGAATGCCACGCAGACTCAGGGGCAGGCGAGCACCAGCAGAGCCAAACCGCCGGGGATGATGTAA